A genomic region of Melanotaenia boesemani isolate fMelBoe1 chromosome 13, fMelBoe1.pri, whole genome shotgun sequence contains the following coding sequences:
- the tmem81 gene encoding transmembrane protein 81, whose product MLQGSVRLSFFLLLCTHFLTSADLEEVDEVPVEVITDSSPCSATCGLGLKTQTLCLLKDSQKALEDKVNGKDGTQEISQSNVSDECRVRKVKCLEMWQCGLRTMTVASGQKVEIDCLEEVMEAMGRFSWRVSWRYAPGMITSDDSLFERWEAPHLDRVILDPVREEDAGTYRCDVQDTNYRRVKRVYWGIRVLPTGVINLDYESSLAQWDQTESQQKPAVLETGTLLFYAVGISVILAGGWTGLLGLYRRKMRT is encoded by the exons ATGCTACAAGGCTCCGTGAGGctttccttcttcctcctcctctgcacaCATTTCCTAACCTCAGCAGACCTGGAGGAGGTCGATGAAGTACCAGTGGAGGTGATCACCGACAGCTCCCCCTGCAGCGCAACCTGTGGGCTGGGGCTTAAAACCCAAACCCTCTGTTTGCTTAAAGACAGCCAGAAAGCGCTGGAAGACAAAGTTAATGGAAAGGATGGAACACAG GAAATCTCTCAATCAAATGTGTCAGACGAGTGTCGAGTCCGTAAGGTAAAATGTCTGGAGATGTGGCAGTGTGGACTCAGGACAATGACGGTGGCGTCAGGACAGAAAGTGGAGATTGATTGTCTGGAAGAGGTCATGGAGGCGATGGGGAGGTTCTCCTGGAG GGTGTCATGGCGCTACGCTCCAGGAATGATCACCTCCGATGACTCTCTGTTCGAACGCTGGGAGGCTCCTCATCTGGACCGAGTGATTCTGGACCCTGTTAGAGAGGAAGATGCAG GTACATATCGTTGTGATGTTCAGGACACCAACTACCGCCGAGTCAAGCGGGTTTACTGGGGCATTCGAGTTTTACCCACCGGGGTTATCAATCTGGACTATGAGAGTTCTCTGGCTCAGTGGGACCAGACTGAAAGCCAACAGAAACCTGCGGTGCTGGAAACTGGAACACTTCTTTTTTATGCT GTGGGGATCAGTGTGATCCTTGCAGGAGGCTGGACTGGACTGCTGGGCCTCTACAGGAGAAAAATGAGGACGTAG